The DNA region AGTTGAGCAGCGTGCCGTCGAAGTCCTGGCGGGCCAAGCGCTCGAGGGCGGCGTCCTGCGAGGCGAGGATCCGCTCGACGAGGTCCTCGTCGTCGAGGATGGCCTGCATCACCGAGGCGACGTGCGCCGGGTTCTTGGTCTCGAACAGCACGCCGCCGCCGTCCATCGTGGCCGGCACGGCCGTGGCTGCGTAGGCCATCACCGGCACGCGCTTGTGGAAGGCCTCCATGAGCGGCACGCAGAACCCCTCGTGCTCGCTCGCGCAGAGGAACAGGTCGGCCACGTCGTAGAAGGCCGAGAGCTCCTCGTTGCTGACGTGCCCCATGAAGAACACGTCGGGCAGCTTCAGCGTCGCGACCAACTGCTGCAGCATCGCGAAGTACAGGTCGAAGCCGCCGTAGGAGCCGACCAGCAACAGGCGCGACCGCGGGTTGCAGCGCGTCTTGTAGGCGTGGAAGAACCGGATGATGTCGTCGATCTTCTTGTTCGGGATCATCCGGCCCACGAACAGGATGTTCGTCCAGCCGTCGTCGAAGCTGTCGGCGATGGTGCCGGTCGCCGTCGCTTCGAGGTGCGTGAAGCTCGGGACGACGGGCAGCACGCCGGTCCGGGGGAAGCCGGCCTCGACCAGCTCCTGGGTGTTGAACGCCGAGTCGCCGAGCGCCAGCACGCAGCGATCGCGATAGGCGCCGAGCTCGCGTCGCCCCATGTAACAGAGCTGCACGAGCAGCGGGTGCACGTCGACGAAGAACTCGGGCGGCGTGATGTTGTGGTAGACGAGCACCATCTTGTCGGGCAGCGCGTACGCGACGCGGCTGGCGCGCGACCCGATGGAGAAGTGGTGGATGAGGACGTTGTCGGGCGAGCTCTCGTCGATCAGGTCGCGGTAGTCGCGCGTCAGGTGCTCGAGGCGCGGGTCGGCGGTCTGGACGAAGATCTCGGACGCGTAGCCGGCGGCCCGCAGCACGCGCTGGATGCCCAGCACCTCGTGGCCGATGGCGTCGCCGTACCCGAGCGTGGCGAGGACCTGGTGGACGGCCTGGGCCATGTCAGCGCCCCTGCCTTGCGTGCGCCGGGCGCCCGGTCGGACGACGACGCGTGCCACGCCGACCACCGCGCGGCGGCCCTTCGGGACGGGTCCGCGGCCCGGAGGCAACCGGCCTCGGCGCCGGGCCGTCGGGCACCCCCGCGAGCACCTCGCGCGCCGGCGGCAGCGTCGCGCGGCGACGCGCCAGCCAGCCGGGGATCGGCTCGATGCCGCGGGTCGCCGCTGGCGCCTGCGTCAACTGGTCCAGCATGCGGTCGTACTTGCCGTCGAACACCGGCCAGGCGTAGTTGTCCCGGTAGTACCGGCGGCCGTTCTCGCCGAGCGCCTCCGCCAGCGCCCGGTTGGTCGTCACCGTGCGCAGCGTCTCGGCGAACTCGCGGAAGTCGGCATAGAACAGCCCGGCGTTGCTGCGGAGGCACTGGCCCTGCAGCACGTCGCAGCGGGCGTTGGCCAGCACCGGCTTGCCCATCGCCCACGCCTCGATGGCCACCATCGAGAGGCTCTCGTAGAACGAGGGCATGATCAGCGCCTCGCACCCGGCCAGCGCGTCGAACTTGTCCTGGTCGGAGATGAAGCCGACGTGCCGCACCAGCGGGTGCTCGGGAATCGGCAGCAGCGCCTTGCCCGCGAGCACGAGCTGCAGCGGTCGGCGCGAGGTGAACAGGTACTGCTGGAAGAACTGGAACAGCTCGCGGCAGCCCTTGTTCTCGTCGATCCGGCCGACGTACAGCACGTACGGTCCCCGGATGTCGTACGTGCGCCTGAAGCGCTCGGCCACCGCCTCCGACGGGATCTCCGAGCCGACCCCGACGACCACCCCGGGCACGGCGTCGTTGCGCGACACCGCGCGGATCATCGCCTGCTCCTCGTGCGAGTTGTACATGATCGCCCGCACGCCGCGGAACACCGGCGGGAACAGCGCGAGGCCGATCGCCGGGTCGCGCTCGGCGGTCGGCACGAGGATCGCCCGGTCGGCCGCCGCACGGATCCCGTGCCAGGCGTGGTGGTACCGGTAGCTGAAGAAGAACAGGTAATCGAACGTCGACGCGTGACGGGCCAGGTGGGCGATCAACGCCGGGCTGGTCGGCCCCTCGCTGTCGAGCCACGCGAGCTCGTCGTTGAAGGAGTGCGGCGTCTCGAAGACCTGGAACGAGCGCCTGCCGAACTCCTCGGGATCGCGCTCGCGCGACACCGGGAAGCGGCGTACGGCGACCGGGCCGATCCGCTCCTGCCCCTCGGGGCACTCGTTGCGCCACGTGACGTAGTCGCGCGCGCACGTGGTGAGCACCTCGACCTCGTGCTTGCGCGCGAGCCGCTCGGCCAGGTACCTGGCGTGCAGTTCCGCGCCGCCGTTGATGTCGGCGCCGTACCGCTGGACGACGACCCCGAGTTTCACGACTCGGAAGGTTCGGCGCCGCCGTCGCCGGCAGCATTGGCGCGTGATTCCGCGGACGGCGACGAGCCCGCGTCCGACCCGCCCTCGCCCTCTGCGAAGCCCTCCGCGCCGTTGCCCTCGCCGCCCTCACCGGGGCCACCTTCACCGGGGCCGCGTCGCCGGCCGCGGCGCCGGCGGCGCCGCCGGCCCGCCTTGTCGGCGTCCTCGGGCGCGAGGCTCGCGTCGGCGACCGGTTCGAGCGTGGTCAGCGACACGGCCGACGCGCCCGGCTTGTACTGCACCACGCCTTCGAGCGCCCGGGCGCGCCGCTCGGCGAAGTCGAGGCGCGTGTTCAGCGACTCGACCCGCATCTTCAGGTTGCGGTTCTCGATGCTCAGTCGCGTCAACTCGACGACGACGTTGTGCAGCACCTCGAAGTTGAGCGCCTCGCGGCTACCGACGCGGGCAATCGACCGCGTGAAGTATCCGTTGAGCGCCGCCTGCATGTTCAGCACGCGGATCAGCGGGTTCGGGTTGAAGAACAGCTTCAGGATCGGGTTGAGCAGGCGCCGGATGCTGCGCAGCAGGCCGCCGCGTGTCGAGGCGTAGATCGACTCCTCGTCGAACCCGTACAGGTCCGGCGCCGGCTCGATGTCGGCCAGCGTCGTCGTCGAGCGCGCGTTGCGGTATTCCTCGAGCAGCCCGGAGCGCACGGCGAGCGGATCGAGGAACTTCTCGAGCTTCACGCCCGCGAGTTCCTTGATCTCCTCCTCGGTGTAGTCGGCGCCGCGCTTCTCCTTCACGCGGGCGCGGATCTGCCGCATGATCTCCTCGACGTTCACGGAATCGGCGCGCACGGAAATATCGGACATGGCTCTGTGACGCTCAGGACACCCCACGCGCGACGCGGGTCAGCGGGCGAGTGTCCACGGATGGTAGATCAGCGCGACGGTGGTCGCGCCCCAGAGGGCCACGCACAGCAGCAGGGGCCGGTCCGCGAGCAGGAGCTCGGTGGGACTGCCGCCCTGGCTGCGGCGATGGACCAGGTAAAGGTACCGGAAGATGCCGTACAGCGGGAATGGGAACGTCAGCCCGAGCCAGGGCGTCCCGAACCGCTCCGCGGTGTCGGCGCTGACCGTGTAGAACGCGTACCCCATCAGCGTGGACGCCGTGACCACGGCGATCATCTGGTCCACGAGGTAGGGCGTGTACTCGCCCAGGATGGCGCGGTGCCGCGCCGCCTCGTCGCCCAGCAGGGTGATCTCGTGGCGCCGCTTGGCCAGGGCCAGGAACAGCGCCAGCAGGATCGTGCACATCAGCAGCCACTGGCTGACCGGCACGCCGATGGCCGCCCCACCCGCCGAGGCCCGGATCACGAAGCCCAGGGCGATCGACAGCACGTCGAGGATCACCTGTCGCTTGAGGCCCAGCGAGTAGCCGACCTGCAGCGCGACGTACGCGAGTGCATGCACGAGGAACGCCGGGCCCAGCCACGCCGATGCGGCCAGCCCGGCCAGGAGCATCGTCGCCCCGAAGCCGAGGGCGAGCCCGACCGTGAGGTGACCCGCCGCAATCGGGCGGTGCCGCTTGATCGGGTGCTGGCGATCGGCCTCCCGATCGACCACGTCGTTGAGCAGGTAGACGACACCCGAGAGCGCACAGAAGGCGAGAAACGCGACGCCGGCGCGCACCACGGCCTCGCCGTCGAGCAGCCGCTGCCCGAAGATCAGCGCCGCAAAGACGATGAGGTTCTTTGTCCACTGTGCGGGACGGAGGGCCAGAAACAGCGACGCCGCGACGGAGGGTCGCGGCGTGCCGGGTGCGTGCAAGGCGGTCAACGCTCGTGGGCGGCGGGTGCCGCGAGGCACCCGGGAACAACCAGGTCCGGCCTAGGCCGAGAAGCTCTGGATGGCTTCCGCTTCGGTGTCGAAGGTCTCGAACACGGTCAGCAGCTTGGTGATCGAGAGGAGATCCTCGATGCGCTTGGTGAGGTTCAGCAGCTTCAGCTTGCCGCCCTGGCGGCTCACGGTGGTGTAGGAGCGCACCATCTCGCCGAGGCCCGCACTGTCGATGTAGGGCACGCCGTCGAGGTTGAGCAACAGGTTCTTCTGGCCGGCGTTGACCAGGCTGGCAATCTTCTCGCGCAGCATCTCGTCGCCCTCGCCGAGCGTCATCTTGCCCGAGAGGTCCAGAATCGTCACTCCGCCGACGACCCGCTCTTCAATCTGCATCGCCTTCTCCCCGCTCCGAAAAATCCCCGCAAACTCGCGGAAAAACTGTACTTCAGGAGGGCTGACAGTAGCACCAAGCCAGCACAGGGTCAAGGCGTACGGCCGAGCCTGTGGCGGTGCTGCGCAGTGCCACCGGGACCAGCGATCCCGGCGGCACTGCAGACGTTCATGCCTGGACCGCCCTTCGACTCCGCGCGGGCTCGCCCGTCGCGTCGCCAGGGCGAGCCTGCTCAGTCGGTTTCCCGCCGCTGCTTCTTGCGGCTCCGCTTGCGGGCGAGGGCCTGCTTGGCGCGACGCTTGTCGCCCGGCTTCAGGTAGAACGAATGTTTCTTGATGTCCTTGATGATATCTTCCTGCTGCACCTTGCGCTTGAAACGCCGCAGGGCGCTTTCGATCGATTCACCTTCCTGCACCTTGACTTCGGCCACGTCGACTCACCTCCTCCCGCATGGCGTTTCCTTCGACTTGCCGGCGTCTCACCGCGTGCAGACGCCGACGCGCTCAGGATTAGGGGTCGGCCGTCGCCGGCCAACCAAACCGGAAGCTTAACACGATGAAGGTCCTCGTCCTCGGCGGCGGGGGGCGCGAACACGCGCTCGCCTGGAAGCTGCGACAGGAATCAGGCGTCGCCGAGGTGCTCTGCGCCCCTGGCAACCCCGGCACCGCCACCTGCGCCAGGACGGTGGCCCTCGACATCCTCGATCCTGCCGCCGTCACGGCCCTCGTTGCTGCCGAGGGCGTCGATTTGGTCATCGTCGGCCCGGAGCAACCGTTGGCAGCGGGAGTGTCCGACGCCCTGCGCGCGGCCGGGCACCCGGTCTTCGGTCCGTCGCAGGACGCCGCCCGGCTCGAGACCAGCAAGGCCTTCTCGAAGGCCTTCATGGATCGCCATGGCGTGCCGACGGCCCGCGCCCGCATCTGCACCACCGCCGACGAGGCCGAGGTCGCCGTCCGCGCCTTCGGGGCGCCGGTCGTCGTCAAGGCCGACGGCCTGGCCGCAGGGAAGGGCGTGACCGTGGCGGCGACACTCGACGAGGCGCTCGCCGCCGTCGACGCCGCGATGCGCCAGGGCGCCTTCGGGGCCGCCGGGAGCACCGTGGTCGTGGAGGAATGCCTCACCGGCCCGGAAGTGTCCTACTTCGCCGTCTGCGACGGCACGCGGGCCCTGCCGTTGGGCACCGCGCAGGACCACAAGCGTGCCTACGACGGTGATGCGGGGCCGAACACGGGCGGCATGGGCGCGCTGGCTCCGAGCCCGCTCGTCGACGCCGGCCTCTCGGCCCGCGTCATGCGTACCATCGTGGAACCTGTCCTTGCGGGCATGCGCGCCGAGGGCTACCCGTTCGCGGGCATCCTCTACTGCGG from Luteitalea sp. TBR-22 includes:
- a CDS encoding glycosyltransferase family 4 protein, yielding MAQAVHQVLATLGYGDAIGHEVLGIQRVLRAAGYASEIFVQTADPRLEHLTRDYRDLIDESSPDNVLIHHFSIGSRASRVAYALPDKMVLVYHNITPPEFFVDVHPLLVQLCYMGRRELGAYRDRCVLALGDSAFNTQELVEAGFPRTGVLPVVPSFTHLEATATGTIADSFDDGWTNILFVGRMIPNKKIDDIIRFFHAYKTRCNPRSRLLLVGSYGGFDLYFAMLQQLVATLKLPDVFFMGHVSNEELSAFYDVADLFLCASEHEGFCVPLMEAFHKRVPVMAYAATAVPATMDGGGVLFETKNPAHVASVMQAILDDEDLVERILASQDAALERLARQDFDGTLLNFVEQAVAAPAGEAPKVSFDFWDQFELQEQLEEVRQYRPSALRALPKQEPGVGSRESGVAGQEPGVGSRESGVVERDHAIPRTGPGA
- a CDS encoding glycosyltransferase family 4 protein, with the protein product MKLGVVVQRYGADINGGAELHARYLAERLARKHEVEVLTTCARDYVTWRNECPEGQERIGPVAVRRFPVSRERDPEEFGRRSFQVFETPHSFNDELAWLDSEGPTSPALIAHLARHASTFDYLFFFSYRYHHAWHGIRAAADRAILVPTAERDPAIGLALFPPVFRGVRAIMYNSHEEQAMIRAVSRNDAVPGVVVGVGSEIPSEAVAERFRRTYDIRGPYVLYVGRIDENKGCRELFQFFQQYLFTSRRPLQLVLAGKALLPIPEHPLVRHVGFISDQDKFDALAGCEALIMPSFYESLSMVAIEAWAMGKPVLANARCDVLQGQCLRSNAGLFYADFREFAETLRTVTTNRALAEALGENGRRYYRDNYAWPVFDGKYDRMLDQLTQAPAATRGIEPIPGWLARRRATLPPAREVLAGVPDGPAPRPVASGPRTRPEGPPRGGRRGTRRRPTGRPAHARQGR
- a CDS encoding decaprenyl-phosphate phosphoribosyltransferase, producing the protein MTALHAPGTPRPSVAASLFLALRPAQWTKNLIVFAALIFGQRLLDGEAVVRAGVAFLAFCALSGVVYLLNDVVDREADRQHPIKRHRPIAAGHLTVGLALGFGATMLLAGLAASAWLGPAFLVHALAYVALQVGYSLGLKRQVILDVLSIALGFVIRASAGGAAIGVPVSQWLLMCTILLALFLALAKRRHEITLLGDEAARHRAILGEYTPYLVDQMIAVVTASTLMGYAFYTVSADTAERFGTPWLGLTFPFPLYGIFRYLYLVHRRSQGGSPTELLLADRPLLLCVALWGATTVALIYHPWTLAR
- a CDS encoding STAS domain-containing protein, with product MQIEERVVGGVTILDLSGKMTLGEGDEMLREKIASLVNAGQKNLLLNLDGVPYIDSAGLGEMVRSYTTVSRQGGKLKLLNLTKRIEDLLSITKLLTVFETFDTEAEAIQSFSA
- the rpsU gene encoding 30S ribosomal protein S21; this encodes MAEVKVQEGESIESALRRFKRKVQQEDIIKDIKKHSFYLKPGDKRRAKQALARKRSRKKQRRETD
- the purD gene encoding phosphoribosylamine--glycine ligase; the encoded protein is MKVLVLGGGGREHALAWKLRQESGVAEVLCAPGNPGTATCARTVALDILDPAAVTALVAAEGVDLVIVGPEQPLAAGVSDALRAAGHPVFGPSQDAARLETSKAFSKAFMDRHGVPTARARICTTADEAEVAVRAFGAPVVVKADGLAAGKGVTVAATLDEALAAVDAAMRQGAFGAAGSTVVVEECLTGPEVSYFAVCDGTRALPLGTAQDHKRAYDGDAGPNTGGMGALAPSPLVDAGLSARVMRTIVEPVLAGMRAEGYPFAGILYCGLMLTPDGPKVIEFNVRFGDPEAQVVLPLLPVPLAPLALAAAKGALPAEPLPAVSGARVGVVLASGGYPGAMTTGYPIDGLAAAAAMPGVTVFHAGTKTGPDGTVLTSGGRVLTVVGEGVTLQEARDRAYAGVAQISFKDMEFRRDIAARYV